In Ferribacterium limneticum, a genomic segment contains:
- a CDS encoding ABC transporter ATP-binding protein, which translates to MIQFKNIAKTFRKARVLDGISLDIGIGERVALIGSNGAGKTTLIRCLLGEYTHDGSVAINGLDPRSNRTEVLGTIGFVPQLPPPLKMPVGQLINFSASLCGTDPQRIHAIARRLGLDVDAILSRQFVRLSGGMKQKLLIAIALGRDAKVLVMDEPAANLDPEARKIFFDLLAERLDDATMIISSHRLDEVSALVNRVIEMDMGKVVLDDKVADAVTLTAKLACRIVLSRFEPAFAKALDGWKFASRDDNRVWEGEIAGPDRLRFLGIISRYTALVSDLSLSES; encoded by the coding sequence ATGATCCAGTTCAAGAACATTGCCAAGACCTTCCGCAAAGCCCGGGTCCTCGACGGCATCAGCCTCGACATCGGCATCGGCGAGCGCGTCGCGCTGATCGGCTCGAACGGCGCCGGGAAAACCACCCTGATCCGCTGCCTGCTCGGCGAATACACGCACGACGGCAGCGTCGCCATCAACGGCCTTGACCCGCGCAGCAACCGCACCGAAGTGCTCGGCACCATCGGCTTCGTGCCGCAACTGCCGCCGCCGCTCAAGATGCCGGTCGGCCAGCTCATCAATTTCTCGGCCTCGCTGTGCGGCACCGATCCGCAACGCATCCATGCCATCGCCAGGCGCCTCGGCCTCGACGTCGATGCCATCCTCTCCCGCCAGTTCGTGCGCCTCTCGGGCGGCATGAAGCAGAAACTGCTGATCGCCATCGCGCTGGGCCGCGATGCCAAGGTGCTGGTCATGGACGAACCGGCCGCCAACCTCGACCCGGAAGCGCGCAAGATCTTCTTCGACCTGCTGGCCGAACGCCTCGACGACGCGACGATGATCATCTCGAGCCACCGCCTCGACGAAGTCTCGGCCCTGGTCAATCGCGTCATCGAAATGGACATGGGCAAGGTCGTCCTCGACGACAAGGTGGCCGATGCCGTGACGCTGACGGCCAAACTGGCCTGCCGCATCGTCCTCAGCCGCTTCGAGCCGGCTTTCGCCAAGGCGCTCGACGGCTGGAAATTCGCCAGTCGCGACGACAACCGCGTCTGGGAAGGCGAAATCGCCGGGCCGGACCGCCTGCGCTTCCTCGGCATCATTTCCCGCTACACGGCGCTGGTCAGCGACCTTTCGCTGTCCGAGAGCTGA
- a CDS encoding ABC transporter permease — translation MKQLWLTAKLDIVESLRARWFQIYTLVFGGIVALLFLFGLTESRVLGFIGLSRLLVTYIQLTMAILPIFVLITTVRSVAGDREAGVFEYLLSLPVSLSAWFWGKIVGRYIVVFAPVFLAMLGAVIWATIQGIEVPWDMFGYYTALLAVMAMCFLGIGMLISAIARTTDMAQGAAFMVWLFLLLFLDLILLGVMIQGKVAPELAVTLALANPLQVFRTAALALFDPQLIVLGPSAYVILDLFGTAGYKVFALAYPAALGIVSATIGYFIFRRGDLP, via the coding sequence ATGAAACAACTCTGGCTCACCGCCAAACTCGATATCGTCGAATCCCTGCGTGCCCGCTGGTTCCAGATCTACACGCTGGTCTTCGGCGGCATCGTCGCCCTGCTCTTCCTCTTCGGCCTGACCGAATCGCGGGTGCTTGGCTTCATCGGCCTGTCGCGGCTGCTTGTCACCTATATCCAGCTGACCATGGCCATCCTGCCGATTTTCGTGCTCATCACCACGGTCCGCTCGGTGGCCGGCGACCGCGAGGCCGGCGTCTTCGAATACCTGCTCTCGCTGCCGGTGTCGCTGTCGGCGTGGTTCTGGGGCAAGATCGTTGGCCGCTACATCGTCGTCTTCGCACCCGTTTTCCTGGCCATGCTCGGTGCCGTGATCTGGGCGACCATCCAGGGCATCGAGGTGCCGTGGGACATGTTTGGCTATTACACCGCCCTGCTCGCGGTCATGGCCATGTGTTTCCTCGGCATCGGCATGCTGATCTCGGCCATCGCCCGCACCACCGACATGGCCCAGGGCGCCGCCTTCATGGTCTGGCTGTTCCTGCTGCTTTTCCTCGACCTCATCCTGCTCGGCGTCATGATTCAGGGCAAGGTCGCGCCGGAACTCGCCGTCACGCTGGCCCTGGCCAACCCGCTGCAGGTCTTCCGCACCGCGGCGCTGGCGCTGTTCGACCCGCAACTGATCGTCCTCGGGCCGTCCGCCTACGTCATCCTCGACCTCTTCGGCACAGCCGGCTACAAGGTTTTCGCGCTGGCCTACCCGGCGGCGCTCGGCATCGTCAGTGCTACCATCGGCTACTTCATTTTCCGCCGTGGTGACCTGCCTTGA
- a CDS encoding TlpA family protein disulfide reductase yields MRKLFALFIFGLFSGLTVADEISSAPLFAATLNDLDDKPVALERYKGKPLVVNFWARWCGPCRAEIPELIKFRAAHKGKIEVLGIGIEDKAEPAKDFAKAYEMDYPVFIAKAQGIPLMQALGNTKAGLPYTLFIDRNGNVIQKKMGVVRKADFDAVQEALLKK; encoded by the coding sequence TTGAGAAAGCTGTTTGCGCTTTTCATTTTTGGCCTTTTTTCCGGGTTGACCGTAGCAGATGAAATTTCCTCCGCGCCGCTCTTCGCCGCGACGCTCAACGATCTCGACGACAAGCCGGTGGCCCTCGAGCGCTACAAAGGCAAGCCGCTCGTCGTCAATTTCTGGGCCCGCTGGTGCGGCCCCTGCCGGGCTGAAATCCCAGAACTGATCAAATTCCGCGCCGCCCACAAGGGCAAGATCGAAGTCCTCGGTATCGGCATCGAGGACAAGGCCGAACCGGCCAAGGACTTCGCCAAGGCCTACGAGATGGACTACCCGGTCTTCATCGCCAAGGCGCAGGGCATCCCGCTCATGCAGGCGCTCGGCAACACCAAGGCCGGCCTGCCCTACACGCTGTTCATCGACCGCAACGGCAACGTGATCCAGAAAAAAATGGGCGTGGTCAGGAAAGCCGATTTCGATGCCGTGCAGGAAGCGCTGCTGAAAAAATAG
- a CDS encoding DUF1924 domain-containing protein, producing MRAIPAVALLLASLACHAETPQQIRQIYVTEAASQQAGFTPSAKRGDAFFRQRFAVNDKMPACTSCHTDSPLNPGQHAVTGKAIKPLAVAANPDRLSDPAKVEKWFGRNCKEVVGRACTPAEKADFVTFLSEGR from the coding sequence ATGAGAGCCATCCCCGCCGTAGCGCTGCTGCTCGCCAGCCTGGCCTGCCACGCTGAGACGCCGCAGCAGATTCGTCAGATTTATGTCACCGAAGCAGCCAGCCAGCAAGCCGGCTTCACGCCTTCGGCCAAACGAGGCGATGCTTTCTTCCGCCAGCGTTTTGCCGTCAACGACAAGATGCCGGCCTGCACCAGTTGCCACACCGACAGCCCGCTGAACCCCGGCCAGCATGCCGTGACCGGCAAGGCCATCAAGCCGCTGGCCGTTGCCGCCAACCCGGACCGCCTGAGCGACCCGGCCAAGGTCGAAAAATGGTTCGGCCGCAACTGCAAGGAAGTCGTCGGCCGCGCCTGCACGCCGGCTGAAAAGGCCGATTTCGTCACTTTCCTGAGCGAGGGTCGCTGA
- a CDS encoding diheme cytochrome c has translation MKRLILIALLGSAFPALADRLPMPANAPASFTSECSSCHIAYQPALLPANDWRKLMAGLSEHFGSDATVDRKTEQEITAFLERNAGNASRLGNAGNPPRITQTARFIRKHDEIPAKYWRDRRVKSAANCEACHPGAAKGSYSEHDISIRELRE, from the coding sequence ATGAAACGCCTGATCCTGATAGCCCTGCTCGGTAGCGCCTTCCCGGCCTTGGCCGATCGCCTGCCGATGCCGGCCAACGCCCCGGCCAGCTTCACGTCTGAATGCAGCAGTTGCCACATCGCCTACCAACCCGCCCTGCTGCCAGCCAACGACTGGCGCAAGCTGATGGCCGGTCTGAGCGAACATTTCGGCAGCGATGCCACGGTCGACCGGAAAACCGAGCAGGAAATCACCGCCTTTCTCGAACGCAATGCCGGCAACGCCAGCCGTTTGGGCAATGCCGGCAACCCGCCGCGCATCACCCAGACCGCCCGCTTCATCCGCAAGCATGACGAAATCCCGGCCAAATACTGGCGCGATCGGCGCGTCAAGTCGGCGGCCAACTGCGAAGCCTGTCACCCCGGCGCCGCCAAGGGTAGCTACAGCGAACACGACATCAGCATCCGCGAACTGCGCGAGTAA
- a CDS encoding cytochrome b/b6 domain-containing protein, translating into MKNILVWDWPVRLGHWLMVGGFILAWLTSESETWRLVHAFSGSVVIAVALFRLPWGFIGSRYARFVDFVRGPGSVADYLRSLLRLEPDHHTGHNPAGGWAIVLLLGLGIATGLVGWAMYNELGGDWLEELHEALAATMLTVVFVHVAGVISGSLLHGENLVRAMITGHKQGSPEEAIPSARPLAGIFLLVWVGAASWWLAS; encoded by the coding sequence ATGAAAAACATTCTTGTCTGGGACTGGCCGGTTCGCCTCGGCCACTGGCTCATGGTCGGCGGCTTCATCCTCGCCTGGCTGACTTCGGAAAGCGAAACCTGGCGGCTCGTGCATGCCTTTTCCGGCTCGGTCGTCATTGCCGTCGCGCTGTTTCGCCTGCCCTGGGGCTTCATCGGCTCGCGCTACGCCCGCTTCGTCGATTTCGTCCGCGGCCCCGGTTCCGTCGCCGATTACCTGCGCAGCCTGCTCCGGCTCGAACCTGACCACCACACCGGCCACAACCCGGCTGGCGGCTGGGCCATCGTGCTGCTGCTCGGCCTCGGCATCGCCACCGGCCTCGTCGGCTGGGCGATGTACAACGAACTCGGCGGCGACTGGCTGGAAGAACTGCACGAAGCTCTGGCGGCAACGATGCTCACCGTCGTCTTCGTCCACGTTGCCGGCGTCATCTCGGGTAGCCTACTGCACGGCGAAAACCTCGTCCGCGCCATGATTACCGGGCACAAACAGGGTTCGCCGGAAGAAGCCATCCCGTCGGCCCGGCCGCTGGCCGGGATCTTCCTGCTGGTCTGGGTTGGCGCTGCCAGTTGGTGGCTGGCTAGCTGA
- a CDS encoding response regulator has translation MRILLVEDDPELGDGLTVGLRQAGFAVDWLRDGNSADQALQSESFDLVVLDLGLPRLSGMDVLSRARARGLTVPILILTARDATGDKVSGLDAGADDYLVKPIDLDELSARIRALTRRSAGRAAPLLTRGELAVDLAAHRVTLAGDEIELSSREYSLLQMLLENAGRVLTRTQLEQSVYGWRDEPDSNALEVHIHHLRKKLGSDLIRTLRGVGYTIPK, from the coding sequence ATGCGCATCCTGCTAGTTGAAGACGATCCCGAACTCGGCGACGGCCTGACCGTCGGCCTGCGCCAGGCCGGCTTTGCGGTCGACTGGCTGCGTGACGGCAACTCCGCCGACCAGGCCTTGCAGAGCGAAAGCTTCGATCTGGTCGTCCTCGACCTCGGCCTGCCCCGCCTGTCCGGCATGGATGTCCTGAGTCGCGCCCGCGCTCGGGGCCTGACTGTCCCCATCCTCATCCTGACCGCCCGCGATGCCACCGGCGACAAGGTTTCCGGCCTCGATGCCGGGGCCGACGACTACCTCGTCAAACCCATCGACCTCGACGAATTGAGCGCCCGCATCCGCGCCCTGACCCGGCGCAGCGCCGGCCGTGCAGCGCCACTGCTGACCCGCGGCGAGCTGGCCGTCGACCTGGCCGCCCACCGCGTGACGCTGGCCGGCGACGAAATCGAACTGTCCAGCCGCGAATATTCGCTGCTCCAGATGCTGCTCGAAAACGCCGGCCGCGTCCTGACCCGCACCCAGCTCGAACAATCCGTCTACGGCTGGCGCGACGAACCCGACAGCAACGCCCTCGAAGTGCACATCCACCACCTGCGCAAAAAGCTCGGCAGCGACCTGATCCGCACCCTGCGCGGCGTCGGCTACACCATCCCGAAATGA
- a CDS encoding ATP-binding protein codes for MSGTTTTVWFSLRRRLLGLLLGGVSAAWLVTMVFSYIDAHHEVDELFDAQLTQAAQTLLALASHDEGDDIEDLGEAAHKYQRRLRFQIWRADGTLLLRSKNAPNFPLTVEPGFSETQNNPDGHWRHYSQWNEDHSLQVQVSENHHIRDELIGHIAWRLLVPALFGLPLIGLWVWLATRQGFASLDGIARQIASRDPQQLQPVHPAAAPEEIRTLLEALNGLFQRVEHTLEAERRFTADAAHELRTPLAALQAQLQVAQRARNNEERDRSLNQLQSGLTRAAHLVDQMLHLARLDPESGLPDPQTVDLARLAEEVCADLGPQILAKNIEFDLTATADCQVIGQAEWLRVLIRNLVDNAIRYTPEGGQVRVDLRRDKAALTFSVADSGPGIPVDQRESVLRRFHRLNQGSQPGSGLGLAIVARIAELHGAALKLDTSITPKGLLVAVQFPAR; via the coding sequence ATGAGCGGCACGACTACGACCGTCTGGTTCTCGCTGCGCCGCCGCTTGCTCGGCCTGCTGCTCGGCGGCGTCTCGGCCGCCTGGCTGGTGACCATGGTTTTCAGCTACATCGACGCCCACCACGAAGTCGATGAACTGTTCGACGCCCAGCTCACCCAGGCCGCCCAGACCCTGCTCGCCCTGGCCAGCCACGATGAGGGCGACGACATCGAGGATCTCGGCGAAGCCGCGCACAAATACCAGCGCCGCCTGCGTTTCCAGATCTGGCGCGCCGATGGAACACTGCTCCTGCGTTCCAAAAATGCGCCAAATTTCCCGTTGACCGTGGAACCCGGTTTTTCCGAGACGCAAAACAATCCGGATGGCCACTGGCGGCATTACAGCCAGTGGAACGAGGACCACAGCCTTCAGGTCCAGGTCAGCGAGAACCACCACATCCGCGACGAACTGATCGGCCACATTGCCTGGCGCCTGCTCGTCCCGGCGCTTTTCGGCCTGCCGCTGATCGGCCTATGGGTCTGGCTCGCCACCCGGCAAGGCTTCGCCTCGCTGGACGGCATCGCCCGCCAGATTGCCAGCCGTGACCCGCAGCAATTGCAGCCGGTGCATCCGGCGGCCGCTCCCGAAGAAATCCGCACCCTGCTTGAAGCGCTCAACGGCCTTTTCCAGCGCGTCGAACACACGCTCGAGGCCGAGCGCCGCTTCACGGCCGATGCCGCACACGAACTGCGCACCCCGCTCGCCGCACTGCAGGCGCAATTGCAGGTTGCCCAGCGCGCCCGTAACAACGAAGAACGCGACCGCTCACTGAACCAGCTGCAAAGCGGCCTGACCCGCGCCGCCCACCTCGTCGACCAGATGCTGCACCTGGCCCGCCTTGATCCCGAATCCGGCCTGCCCGATCCACAGACCGTCGATCTGGCCAGGCTAGCCGAAGAAGTCTGCGCCGATCTCGGTCCGCAGATTCTGGCCAAGAACATCGAATTCGACCTCACCGCAACAGCCGACTGCCAGGTCATCGGGCAGGCCGAATGGCTGAGGGTGCTGATCCGCAATCTCGTTGACAATGCCATACGTTACACGCCCGAGGGCGGCCAGGTGCGCGTGGACCTCAGGCGCGACAAAGCCGCGCTCACCTTCTCGGTCGCTGACAGCGGCCCGGGCATCCCGGTCGACCAGCGCGAATCCGTGCTGCGCCGCTTCCATCGGCTCAACCAGGGCAGCCAGCCGGGCAGCGGCCTCGGCCTGGCCATCGTCGCCCGCATCGCCGAACTGCATGGCGCGGCACTGAAGCTCGACACATCAATTACGCCAAAAGGCCTACTGGTGGCTGTACAATTCCCGGCTCGCTAG
- a CDS encoding tetratricopeptide repeat protein, whose product MTFVYIVLASIALSLLVLWGLGKYTANKSTAVKKVDVAAALRELLLARAEGRIDQAEFDRQQAVLHATVLDPAQGQTGFSPVLGKKLGFIAAALVLALAVVAIWVSSPSIDSTKTASVIAPGAMPPVTQTPQASSGGDLNTVVKKLADKMANDPNNGEGWLLLAKTYSELRRHAEADAAYTKASALVTLDAQALADWADAHVMTKDRKWDDEGRKIVKRAIAADPKHVKALALAGSEAFDRADYKAAIDFWKRMKAVAPADSMDSKLADANIAEANTALSGKKPAAAAVEPAVAIGAVAGVVTLSPKLKGKVSAGDTLFVTAKTPDGAGAPLAVWRYKGSDFPIEFRLDDSSAIMPGRTISQFSEVLVTAKVSKSGSAEPGKGDLLATPVKARLGNTTLVVELDAER is encoded by the coding sequence ATGACTTTCGTTTACATCGTTTTGGCCAGCATTGCGCTATCCCTCTTGGTGTTATGGGGGCTTGGCAAATACACAGCCAATAAATCAACCGCTGTCAAAAAAGTCGACGTCGCGGCGGCGCTGCGTGAATTATTGCTGGCCCGGGCAGAAGGCCGTATCGACCAGGCCGAGTTTGATCGGCAGCAGGCGGTGCTGCATGCCACGGTTCTAGATCCGGCACAGGGGCAGACCGGGTTTTCCCCCGTTCTCGGGAAAAAATTGGGCTTCATTGCTGCTGCGCTCGTCCTCGCGCTTGCAGTAGTTGCCATCTGGGTTTCTTCACCCAGCATCGACAGCACGAAGACCGCATCTGTCATTGCACCGGGTGCCATGCCACCGGTAACGCAGACACCCCAGGCCAGCAGCGGTGGCGATCTCAACACCGTCGTCAAGAAACTGGCTGACAAAATGGCCAATGACCCCAATAACGGCGAAGGCTGGCTGTTGCTGGCCAAGACCTACAGCGAACTGCGCCGCCATGCTGAAGCCGATGCCGCCTACACCAAGGCCTCGGCGCTTGTCACGCTGGATGCCCAGGCACTGGCCGACTGGGCGGATGCGCATGTAATGACCAAGGATCGCAAATGGGATGACGAGGGCAGAAAGATCGTCAAACGTGCCATCGCAGCCGATCCCAAGCACGTCAAGGCACTGGCGCTGGCCGGGAGCGAAGCGTTTGATCGGGCCGATTACAAGGCGGCCATCGATTTTTGGAAGCGCATGAAGGCTGTGGCGCCAGCCGATTCGATGGACAGCAAGCTGGCTGATGCCAATATCGCTGAAGCCAATACTGCACTTTCCGGCAAAAAGCCGGCTGCCGCAGCGGTAGAACCTGCCGTGGCAATCGGAGCCGTGGCCGGGGTGGTTACGCTGAGTCCGAAATTGAAGGGCAAGGTTTCTGCCGGCGACACCCTCTTCGTGACGGCCAAGACGCCAGACGGGGCTGGTGCACCGCTGGCGGTCTGGCGCTACAAAGGTTCGGACTTTCCGATCGAGTTTCGCCTCGATGACAGTTCAGCCATCATGCCGGGACGGACGATCTCGCAGTTTTCGGAAGTTCTCGTGACCGCCAAGGTGTCGAAGAGCGGCAGCGCCGAGCCGGGCAAGGGCGACCTGCTGGCCACCCCGGTCAAGGCCAGGCTGGGTAATACGACGCTGGTTGTCGAGCTCGACGCCGAGCGCTGA
- the bamD gene encoding outer membrane protein assembly factor BamD produces the protein MNPVNLARLAKIARFVLVFSLLAGANAFAAIIETIDVARVGDQAEVTIRFTTEIQYTRHTPGDQGKFLRVFFRLTKPGFSESELMQEVRRSLKTDLLPPFTVAYPELVNGMLITFAKPTKYIVRAGDDSRSIVVMVPAPPAKVKEAAVQKGKGADMPAPAAIVTPAVAPVLAETPPVADAPASQTPDASKPEAAPVLSTEKVEEMAHAFLLDGQEAFEKGDYPKAINRLNRILSLPQNDRTMSAQALIGEAREKNGEIAKARAEYDLYLKLYPNSPEAPKIKQRLAALPAVSTIRRPTARVVRDDKPAEWTVNGSLSSYFFTGQSKQDDGPMKRDQESLVSSVNLSARLRDSVTDTRFVFRDTDSQNFMRPSRNYNRVYSAYAERTDREIGYFVRVGRQNPNGAGVLERFDGVTGSYNLTPDWKVGAVYGEAVEFGSPFKKNFYGGSVELAPQVSRPGASLYGIEQNIDGILNRRAVGSEFRYFDGQVTAFGMLDYDVLYKGLNIGMVQGNYLDKWGNNYFVSYDYRQSPTYSLTNALSTAGYSTVTDFVNNVGITQARQLVSETTALSTMFATGVTIPFGERWQFGVDYRMSEISGFNAVLPLAQMCRGGLSEDLTNPLCKDGPRGVPEERIDDMGLCQPGTYDPSKQTCVASAAASGRTNMYSAQAIGSNLFVPNGVGVAYLGYIAGPNYTGQNLGLSYIYPFLESWRLESNARYYTQKSDSGQNMTQFSPSMKLVYQWRSSLSLEGEIGYSESKNTGTTESKNVREYLYLGIRWDYR, from the coding sequence ATGAATCCCGTGAATTTGGCGAGGCTGGCGAAAATCGCCCGGTTTGTCCTGGTCTTTTCTTTGCTGGCGGGCGCCAATGCCTTTGCTGCGATCATCGAAACGATTGATGTTGCCCGCGTCGGTGATCAGGCTGAGGTAACGATCCGCTTTACGACGGAAATTCAGTACACCCGACATACGCCCGGTGACCAAGGGAAGTTCCTGCGCGTTTTCTTTCGGCTAACCAAGCCCGGTTTTTCCGAAAGCGAGTTGATGCAGGAGGTTCGACGTTCGCTCAAGACTGATCTGCTTCCCCCGTTTACCGTCGCATATCCGGAGTTGGTAAACGGCATGCTGATTACCTTTGCCAAGCCGACAAAGTACATCGTTCGTGCTGGCGACGACAGCCGAAGCATTGTCGTTATGGTGCCTGCGCCGCCAGCCAAGGTGAAAGAAGCTGCGGTGCAGAAAGGCAAGGGGGCTGACATGCCGGCGCCTGCCGCCATCGTGACGCCGGCGGTAGCACCTGTTTTGGCCGAAACGCCACCCGTTGCCGACGCGCCTGCCTCACAGACGCCGGATGCCAGCAAGCCCGAAGCAGCCCCGGTCTTGTCGACTGAGAAAGTCGAAGAAATGGCTCATGCCTTCCTCCTTGACGGGCAGGAGGCTTTCGAGAAGGGGGATTATCCGAAAGCCATCAATCGACTGAACCGCATTCTCAGCCTCCCGCAAAATGACCGGACCATGTCGGCCCAGGCGCTAATTGGCGAGGCACGCGAAAAGAATGGTGAAATCGCCAAGGCACGTGCCGAATACGATCTCTATCTGAAGCTTTATCCGAACTCGCCCGAGGCCCCGAAAATAAAGCAGCGGCTCGCCGCATTGCCTGCTGTCAGCACCATCCGTCGTCCAACGGCGCGCGTTGTTCGTGACGACAAGCCGGCGGAATGGACGGTCAATGGCAGCTTGTCGTCATATTTCTTTACCGGACAATCGAAGCAGGATGACGGGCCGATGAAGCGCGATCAGGAGTCACTGGTTTCCTCGGTAAATCTGAGCGCACGCTTGCGCGATTCGGTGACCGATACGCGTTTTGTGTTTCGTGATACCGACAGCCAGAATTTCATGCGGCCAAGCCGGAACTACAACCGTGTCTATTCCGCTTATGCCGAACGTACCGATCGCGAGATTGGTTATTTTGTCCGGGTCGGGCGGCAGAATCCCAATGGGGCCGGCGTGCTTGAACGTTTTGACGGGGTCACCGGCAGCTACAACCTGACACCGGACTGGAAGGTGGGGGCGGTTTACGGTGAAGCTGTCGAATTTGGTTCGCCGTTCAAGAAAAACTTCTATGGTGGCAGTGTCGAATTGGCGCCGCAGGTGTCGCGGCCGGGGGCTAGCCTCTATGGTATTGAGCAGAATATCGACGGAATTTTGAATCGCCGTGCGGTAGGGTCGGAGTTCCGTTACTTTGACGGTCAGGTGACTGCTTTTGGCATGCTGGATTATGACGTTCTATACAAGGGCCTCAATATCGGCATGGTGCAAGGCAACTATCTGGACAAGTGGGGCAACAACTATTTTGTTTCCTATGATTATCGGCAGAGTCCGACCTACAGCCTGACCAACGCGCTGTCCACTGCAGGTTATTCGACGGTCACTGACTTCGTTAACAATGTTGGTATTACGCAGGCAAGGCAACTGGTTTCGGAAACCACAGCACTATCCACCATGTTCGCGACGGGCGTAACCATCCCTTTTGGCGAGCGCTGGCAGTTCGGTGTTGACTACCGGATGTCAGAAATTTCTGGATTTAATGCGGTTCTTCCGTTAGCTCAGATGTGTAGGGGGGGGCTAAGCGAAGACCTTACAAATCCTCTCTGTAAAGACGGTCCGCGAGGTGTTCCAGAAGAGCGAATAGATGATATGGGTCTTTGTCAGCCGGGAACTTATGATCCCTCAAAACAGACCTGTGTTGCATCTGCCGCCGCCTCGGGGCGTACCAACATGTATTCCGCACAAGCGATTGGCAGTAACCTGTTTGTTCCGAATGGCGTAGGCGTGGCCTATCTGGGCTACATTGCCGGTCCGAACTACACCGGCCAGAATCTTGGCCTGAGCTATATTTACCCATTTTTGGAAAGCTGGCGCCTGGAGAGCAATGCCCGGTACTACACCCAGAAAAGCGATAGTGGCCAGAACATGACCCAGTTTTCACCGAGCATGAAGCTGGTGTATCAGTGGCGAAGCAGTTTGTCTCTCGAAGGTGAGATCGGCTACAGTGAGTCCAAAAATACCGGGACAACCGAGAGCAAGAACGTGCGTGAATATCTCTATCTCGGCATCCGTTGGGACTATCGGTAG